A genomic segment from Spinacia oleracea cultivar Varoflay chromosome 3, BTI_SOV_V1, whole genome shotgun sequence encodes:
- the LOC130470648 gene encoding RPM1 interacting protein 13-like has protein sequence MFVMKKNMDMKMIEKLHDCFILDFNPYEQKSCSFKKYDGVYITAEKGQVALKDYPHPRHLCTRYPFHKTPHSKFCSRCYCYVCDVAAPCKHWSTHCDATDLYPYWSILRKFQRIIEEGFNTNLSLALRNSNR, from the exons ATGTTCGTAATGAAGAAGAATATGGACATGAAGATGATTGAAAAACTTCATGACTGTTTTATTTTGGACTTCAATCCTTATGAACAAAAATCCTGTTCTTTCAAGAAATATGATGGTGTTTACATCACAGCTGAAAAGGGGCAg GTGGCTCTTAAAGACTACCCACATCCAAGGCATCTCTGTACTCGTTACCCATTTCACAAAACGCCTCACAGTAAATTCTGTAGTCGG TGCTACTGCTATGTGTGTGATGTAGCTGCCCCATGCAAACACTGGTCAACTCATTGTGATGCTACAGATCTTTATCCGTATTGGAGTATTTTGCGCAAGTTTCAGAGGATTATCGAAGAAGGCTTCAATACTAACCTTTCACTTGCCCTCCGCAATTCTAATAGATGA